Genomic window (Mycoplasma sp. NEAQ87857):
AAACATTAGCTAAATTTATATCAAATGGGTTATTTAAATTAGCATTTTGATTAATTCTTTTATAAAGAGTATTTAAATAATCATCATCAATAGATAGTTTATATACAAAGTCCTTTTCAAAAACAGGACTTGGTATTTCACTTGGTTTATACTTTTTAATAAATGAATAAATAAACTCATATGCTTTTTCTTCATTGTTAGTTATTTCTTCAAAATTAACTATTTTATTATTAATTAAATAAGCAATATTACCTACAACATTTTGATTATTTACTTTTGTTGCATCAGTTAATAATCAAATAATAATTTGAGGCACTTTTTTTCTTAATAAACGATTTAATAAAATGTCTGAAATTCCTAATTTTTCCAATGAAAGACTTTGATAATCCTTATTTAAAACATTATTAATAGAATCATAATTATTTAAAATTGCTTCATTTTGAAACACACCATTAATTAAATTATCAAAAACATTTGAAAATATGTCTGGATATTTTTTATCGGTATTAATATTATCTAAATAATATAAATGAGCTAGTCCAATATAACTAAATAATTTAGTTAAAGCAAGTTCATTTTGTTCAATAAACTCACGATAATTATAATTTAAAGCAGCTATTTTTTCTAATTCAACATTTGAATAATGGTTATTTTCTTTAGCAAAGAATAGTTCTCTCATTTTTTCAATATTTGCTATTGATCTAGTTATACCAAAACCTGTTCTTGAAGCACCAATAATATTAGATGATGAAGGTTGGAATAATTCAAAAGAATTAAATGAATTTAAAGTATTAGGGTTATTTGCTAATGCTAATAATAAATTATTTAATTGATTTTTTTGAACAAAATCAAGACCTTTAATACCTAATACTTTTCAAAATACATTAAATAAAGCATAACCATCTTTTGTAAAAGTAAATAAGTCATTTAAATCATAGTTATCTAAATCACCTAGTAATTTATTAAATAAATTAAGGATTAATAAACTGTTTTTCTTACTTGGTTCAGGATTCGCAGCTGCATTATTTAAAACATAGAATAAAGTACCTATTTCATCATTTGGAGTTAGTTGGTTTTGTTGTTTAAATGCAAACAAAGGTAATATTTTACTTCATTGAAGTAAAAGATCTTCTACATTTTCTTTAGTTAATTCTTTTTTATTTAAAATTTCACTAAGAATTTTTCTTTCATCATTTTTTAATGTGTCAATATTGATAAATTTATCATTTTGGAATTTTTCGACTAAATTCTTAATTAAATTCAATTTATCTTTTGATTTATTTGTGCTTGGACCATTATTTAAAAGATCTAATAAATCAAAATAATCAACTTTTTTTGGATCGCTAGAAGGTACTGCAAGTCTTTCATTTTGTCCTAAATCAATAACTTTTGCTGCAGAAGATAAATTAAACATTTTAATAATTTCTTCTTTAATTCTTCTATTACTTCCCGGTTGATTAAAGAAACCTCTTAAAACAGCATAAGCTAAATCGCTAGGCATAAATGATCCTGCACGATAGTATCTAGTTACTTTTAAAAATGCATCAATATCTTTCTTATAAATTTCTCCTTGAATTGAGAAATTATTAAGTTTAATTTTATCCATTAAAGTATTTTTAAATACATTTAAATCAAAAATATTAATAAAGAATTTTAAACCATCAATGATATTTTTGTATGAATTACTTGCATCATTTTTATACGCATTAAATTGGTTAATTATATTAATGAAGTTTTTTGGTAATTTGTTAAAGAAACTAAACACCATTAAATGTTGATTGTCTAATAAGCTAGTATCAACATTATTTAAAATGTTTAATAAACCTTTTTTAAATTCGTTTTGATTAATTGAATCTAATATTCAAATAAACATTTCATAAAGACTTAATTTTCTTTGATATACATTATCTTTATCATTAGATACTTGATCTTTAGAAATTTCTTGACCATTTTCATCATAATATTTGTTGTAATCATTAATAAAAAATTGATGAGATAAGTCTGAAAAATGAACTCAATCAAATGAGTTAAATATTAAAATCAATGAATTAATTAAATCAACAGGATCTTTGATTAATTTAATAACATCTTTAGGTTGGAAAATTCATTCATTAAAATCTACATTTGTAAAATGTTTAATGAAATTAAATAATTTTTCAATTTGAGTTCCTAGATATTCTTTTTGTTGATCTAAAGGTTGCTCTAAAATCTTTTGTTTAATTCTATTTAAGAAAGTATTCATTATACTTTGTAAATAATTTCTGTTTGAATTATGTGTAGCAAAATAAATAGTGTCTAAAGTTCATTTAGGTAAGATATTTAAATTAATTTCACCACTAGAAAGAACCCTAGAAGCACCATTTAAATTAGCTCCTTTTAATAATGCGTTAGTTAAACCATATACTTCTTCTTTAGTTAAAAATCCATTTTTAACTAAATCAGTATCTAATAAGGCTTTTTGAATTAATGAAGCTCCTGTAGAAAATGAACCATTAATTCTAGCATCAACTTCTATTTCACTTAATGGACTTCTATAACCAAAAGGTATATAAACATTATTAGTAAAGCTATCACTAACTTCAATTCAACCATCTGGATTAGGTAAATTAGCTCCTAATGTTAATTTGTTTTGAGTTAAGTATTGTAAAAATTCATCTAAACTAAATTCAGCATTAACATTATTAAATGATTTTGTATTGTAATTTTCTCAATACAAGAAGTTCTTATTTTCATCTAAAACAACGTGTAATAAAACTAATTTATCATTAAATCAAAACACACCTAAATTAGTTGGTTGTTTTGAAGGATCATCTTCATTGTTAATCAATTTATAAACTTTAGCATTATAAATTGGAGTAATTTGATTATTTCTATAGTCTATAAAATTAACTGTTTGATAATCAAAATCAGGTCTAATGTACTTAGGATCTGGTGTTACATTATTTTTAGATTGTTGAAGAATAATATAACTAACATATGCTGGTAGAGTTTTACTCTTAAACACATTAGTTACATCATCTGCTATTTTATTTAAGATAGTAGGATTGTCAATTTCATTAACTAATTTATCGACATTAATTGGAATATTTAAAATACTGCGTTTTGAATCACCTTGATTAACTAGATGATAGACAAACTTTTGGTTGTTTTCAAAAGCATCTACAGTTAATGTTTCTCTTATACCAATATCATTAGAGCTAATATTTAATTTAGACATTAATTCATCATATATTTTCTTGTTTGTAATATTTGATGCTTCATTTTTAATGTAAGTAAAATAATAGTCATTAATATTTTTGTTAGTTATATTGTTGTATTCGTTGTTTGATAATTTAGAACGATCATTAATATTTTTTTCATTATTTAAAGTAATTTCAGCTATTGTTTCTGGATTATCTAAATGATAAATATCTAATAAAGTTTTACCATTATAAGCAACTTTATTTAAATTCACTTGATCTAAATCACCTTGGTAAAGCAATAAAGGAGCTTTGTTTACTTCATCAAAAGATACAACTGGATTAATTTCAAAATTTAATTTACTATTTAAATTAGGTTGAGCATTTAATTCTCCAGTAATTTCATTAAAATCAAAAATAACATTCTTAATAGTTTTGTTTCAATACGAAAAGCTTCTAGGTATTTGTTTTGATTTTAATAAGTTTTCTACTGATTGAACATATGTTCCACTTCATTTGTCTTTGTTATATTCATCAAAAGTATTTGTGTATTGAGTTCTATCGTAAAATGTATATTCTTTTTTGATAGAAGCTCATTTAGTAGGTATTATATAACTTTGATTTTTTGCAAATAAAAAGCTTTTAGTATTGGTTGCTTCTATATTTTCTTGATCAATTAAAGCACTATAAGGAACATCGTTTTTAAACTTACTTTCCATTACATTAGGATTCATTTCTAAAATATCACTATTATTCAATGAATGTGGATTTATTGAATAAACATCATCTCCATCTTTAACAAATCCTAATTTATTTAAAACTTGATCACCTTTAATAACATAAACTAAATCCTTGTTTGTTAATCATTCATTATAAATAATAGGATTTAGTGTCATTTGATTATTTTTACTTAAATTTAAATAAATATCACTTGCTTGAGAAGCATAAATTTTATTTTCGCCAATTGTTAAAAATACAAAATCAGATAGTTTATATTCTTTATCAAAATGTAAAATTGGATTTTGACTTTTTGATAAAGAAATACTTTGTTTTTTTAATTCATAAGTATTGTTATTTAATTTTTGATAAACATCTACTCAATAATTATTTTTTACAAACATTGATTTAACTTTATTTTTGAAATTTAAATCAATTAATGGTTGTTCATCACTTGTGAATTCAGGAATATAAAAGTTATAAAGTTTTTGAAAATCATCTTTTTTAATATAAAGATTCTTATATTGTTCTTTTTCTTGAGGGTTAAAAAAATTAGTTAATTCGATATAACTATTATTGTAATTATCAATTGCGTTATTATTGTTTTCTGAAGTTCATCGACTAAAGTCAATGATATTTTGTCCTTTAACAAAATTAGGTTTATTGTCTTTAATTTCAATATATTTTAAAGGTTTTTTGTAATCATCACTATTTTCTTTATTTCTAACTAAAGAATTAATATAAAAGCCATCATTAAAGGCATTACCATTGGTTTTTAAATCTAAATCAACAGTAATATTGTGAGCATTAGATTTTTTTCTATATTCATTATATTGGTTTTGTAAGGATTTACCAGCGTCACTAAGTAAAGTAAAAATACCAGTTGTTAATAGGATCAACATAGTTAACCCAAATACAACAACCTTATTCTTCTTTAAAGATTTAAAAACTTCTTTGAATAATTTTTTCATCTTCTTATCTCCTTTAATGGTGATTTGTTATATTTATTAAATAATTTTAGTATTTTTAATTAAAAATAAAAATTTTTTTATTTTTGTGGTATTTCCTTTTATTAAAAAATAGCGCTTAATGCGCTATTAAAATTATTCATTATCTTTGTGATCGTTTTCTTCAGGAATGATATTATCAGTCTCTTGAATCAATTTATCTATATCGTATTCTACTTTTTCTTCAATTTTTTCTTCTTCTTTTTTAGGAGGAAGTTCTAAGTGTTTTGCTATATATTCAATTTCTTCAGCAATAATTGTTTCTTTTTCTAAAAGTAAAGTTTTAATTAATTCTAATAATTCTTTATTTTCGCTAATAGTTTTTGTTGCAATTGATTTTGCTTCTAAAATAATTTTTCTAACTTCTAAATCAATTTCATGACTAATTTGGTTAGAAATACTTGAACTTGTTGCTAATGTTTTTCCTAAGAAAGGACTTCCTGATTCATCCATATATTTAATAGGTCCTAAATCACTCATTCCAAACTCAGTAACCATTCTTCTTGCGATTGTAGTTGCTTTATTAATATCATCAGAAGCTCCAGTGGTTATTTTACTTTCACCATAAATAATTTCTTCTGCAGCTCTACCACCCATAAAACTTGCTATAGAAGCTAATAATTCTTCTTTAGTGTAGTTGTATTTTTCGTTCTCTGGCATCATTAAGTTATATCCACCAGCTTGACCTCTAGGAATAATAGTAATTTTTTGAACTTTATTTCCGCCAGGTACCTTAATACCAACAACAGCATGTCCAGCTTCATGGTATGCAACTAAAGTAAGTTCTTCTTGAGTTATAGTTCTTGATTTTTTAGCAGGTCCTGCCATAACTCTATCAATTGCTTCATCAATAATATCTAACGAAATTAAATCTTTGTTTTCTCTAACAGAAAGTAAAACAGCTTCATTAATAACGTTTTCTAATTGAGCTCCTGAGAATCCTGGAGTTCTTCTTGCGACCCTTGCAAAATCAACATTAGGTTCAAATCTTTTTCCTTTTGCATGAAGTTTAAGAATTTCTTCTCTTTCTTTTACATCAGGTAATCCAACTGTAATAACCCTATCAAAACGTCCTGGTCTAGTTAAAGCAGGATCTAAAACGTCAGTTCTATTTGTTGCAGCAACGAATAATAATCCTGAGTTTTCTTTAATACCATCCATTTCAACTAGTAATTGGTTAAGAGTTTGTTCTCTTTCGTCATGTCCTCCACCAATACCACTTCCACGAGTACGTCCAATTGCATCTAATTCATCGATAAACACAATTGCAGGTGAATGTTTTCTAGCTTCAGCAATTACTTGTCTAACTCTTTTTGCTCCCATACCAACAAATAACTCAACAAAGTTAGATGCTGATACAAAGTAAAATGGTACATTTGCTTCTCCAGCAGTTGCTTTAGCAAGTAATGTTTTTCCTGTTCCTGGAGGACCACCTAATAAGATACCTCTAGGCATTCTTGCTCCTGAAACTTTATATTTTTCAGGATTTTTTAAATAATCTACAATTTCTTTAATTTCTTCAATTGGTTCTTTATTTCCCGCAACATCACTGAATTTTTTATCAGATTTAATTAATTGTGCAGGACTTCTATCTCCAAAAGCTCCATTACCATTCATTGCATTCATTTGCATTTTAATTACATATAAGATCATTGCAACAACTATTATTGTTGGTAAAAATCCTAATAAATATGATCATCAAGGAGTTACTGGTGCTTTAGCAATGCTAAAACCTTTAATTATTTCAGCATGTTGACCATTAGTTAAAAAATCTCAAATACTTTTACCATTTGTTAAGAATACTTCTTGTAATATTCTAGAATTAGCTCCTAAAACATAGTTCTGATTCTTAAATGTATAACTAACTGTATTTTGAAAATCATTAATATTTAAATTTGTTATTTCAAATTCTTTTTGCTTTAAACCTGAATTTTCAGGTAATAAAATTTGGTTTAATTGACTTTGGAATTTTGATAAGTCAATAGTTTGTGGCCCAGTGTATCTATTTACTAATCAATAAACCAAGAAAACCAAAAGAAGTGCTAAAAGAACAGAAGTTAAAACTATTTTTCAAGGTTTTCTTTTTTTGTTCATTTGTTCACCTTTCATTTTATTAAAGTATGAAAATATTATATATTATTACTTATAATTTTTCCTTTTTCTTTTTCTAGATATATGTCGTCCTTTAATTTATATTTACTTGTTCTTCTATTAGATAAAATAAATTTTTCTATACTATGAACTTTTTTAGAACTTAAATTAATATTTTCCTTAGGAAAGTTTTTATAAATTAGCATATGAATTAATTCAGATTTATATTTTAATAATTGGAATACATTTTGCTCAAATTTAACTTCTTTTCATAATTTATATTCTCTTAATACTGATTTATATGTACTATTTAAAAATAAATTTTTAATTCTAAATTTCAATATTCATCAATTCTTTTTAATGATATTTATATTATTTAGCATAATTCTTATTCTATTTCTAGAATATTTAGGTAATAAATTAGAATAATCCAAAGCATAATCTATTTTATTTTTATAACAAATCTTCTCGATTTGTTTTTTTGTATATTTAAACAATAAAGGTCTATATACATTCATTTCATCAATACAATTATGTTT
Coding sequences:
- a CDS encoding ABC transporter permease, which gives rise to MKKLFKEVFKSLKKNKVVVFGLTMLILLTTGIFTLLSDAGKSLQNQYNEYRKKSNAHNITVDLDLKTNGNAFNDGFYINSLVRNKENSDDYKKPLKYIEIKDNKPNFVKGQNIIDFSRWTSENNNNAIDNYNNSYIELTNFFNPQEKEQYKNLYIKKDDFQKLYNFYIPEFTSDEQPLIDLNFKNKVKSMFVKNNYWVDVYQKLNNNTYELKKQSISLSKSQNPILHFDKEYKLSDFVFLTIGENKIYASQASDIYLNLSKNNQMTLNPIIYNEWLTNKDLVYVIKGDQVLNKLGFVKDGDDVYSINPHSLNNSDILEMNPNVMESKFKNDVPYSALIDQENIEATNTKSFLFAKNQSYIIPTKWASIKKEYTFYDRTQYTNTFDEYNKDKWSGTYVQSVENLLKSKQIPRSFSYWNKTIKNVIFDFNEITGELNAQPNLNSKLNFEINPVVSFDEVNKAPLLLYQGDLDQVNLNKVAYNGKTLLDIYHLDNPETIAEITLNNEKNINDRSKLSNNEYNNITNKNINDYYFTYIKNEASNITNKKIYDELMSKLNISSNDIGIRETLTVDAFENNQKFVYHLVNQGDSKRSILNIPINVDKLVNEIDNPTILNKIADDVTNVFKSKTLPAYVSYIILQQSKNNVTPDPKYIRPDFDYQTVNFIDYRNNQITPIYNAKVYKLINNEDDPSKQPTNLGVFWFNDKLVLLHVVLDENKNFLYWENYNTKSFNNVNAEFSLDEFLQYLTQNKLTLGANLPNPDGWIEVSDSFTNNVYIPFGYRSPLSEIEVDARINGSFSTGASLIQKALLDTDLVKNGFLTKEEVYGLTNALLKGANLNGASRVLSSGEINLNILPKWTLDTIYFATHNSNRNYLQSIMNTFLNRIKQKILEQPLDQQKEYLGTQIEKLFNFIKHFTNVDFNEWIFQPKDVIKLIKDPVDLINSLILIFNSFDWVHFSDLSHQFFINDYNKYYDENGQEISKDQVSNDKDNVYQRKLSLYEMFIWILDSINQNEFKKGLLNILNNVDTSLLDNQHLMVFSFFNKLPKNFINIINQFNAYKNDASNSYKNIIDGLKFFINIFDLNVFKNTLMDKIKLNNFSIQGEIYKKDIDAFLKVTRYYRAGSFMPSDLAYAVLRGFFNQPGSNRRIKEEIIKMFNLSSAAKVIDLGQNERLAVPSSDPKKVDYFDLLDLLNNGPSTNKSKDKLNLIKNLVEKFQNDKFINIDTLKNDERKILSEILNKKELTKENVEDLLLQWSKILPLFAFKQQNQLTPNDEIGTLFYVLNNAAANPEPSKKNSLLILNLFNKLLGDLDNYDLNDLFTFTKDGYALFNVFWKVLGIKGLDFVQKNQLNNLLLALANNPNTLNSFNSFELFQPSSSNIIGASRTGFGITRSIANIEKMRELFFAKENNHYSNVELEKIAALNYNYREFIEQNELALTKLFSYIGLAHLYYLDNINTDKKYPDIFSNVFDNLINGVFQNEAILNNYDSINNVLNKDYQSLSLEKLGISDILLNRLLRKKVPQIIIWLLTDATKVNNQNVVGNIAYLINNKIVNFEEITNNEEKAYEFIYSFIKKYKPSEIPSPVFEKDFVYKLSIDDDYLNTLYKRINQNANLNNPFDINLANVLEKMINSITTVNYSFNIAKFNQPSSYIAKVNYAFLEKNNKEIYKGIIPSDPILINELVTKLDSKYKININGSEFIIIGDDFSYDYIYPIINEENLQVNPQNQAVVFVNDKGFDRIKQAYRGNVIKKYLLVKSNNPNLEQEKENIQNLVDRLVPSNNKIKNVYLATELDPINPERSIRVSTVEGIVNSIKSFSLTVLITLIILVAISTIFIIKRYISNKNKVIGILVAQGYKPIEIGLSLTTFAFFTIFIGGVLGFIIGFSLHGVALSLIKNFWTIPIQTIQFNFLSLLVSILIPIVAMSILIILISLRSLKYKSIDLMSGIADLSVGNIYQKFYKILKRRNVKTKFSMSLTFNSFFKLVSFGISAILASVTTIFAFSLFGIFDKTINDTYINRRYNYKYDLTSPTSQGGLLNTYQIDKKTLEDSLYVPIGTGSEIDSYQNNYFKPGFSSVINAKAINKQDQGLPNGNPNPYSPHIISQFSVSIKINTSVSIDPFNVVYNSLPDTQKIKILNVRDKVGYALEKTQEGLVYVNGTNEIDLEQTYLNLKKLNKELGFFKYVANKNKIIDGKFWYFKWNENQNEFEQLVISTDYKRQEYRDFLVNGYAKIYADPNQKVQDFFVSFGGIYVNPKFDEVYTYVDSKTNNNLIKIYGYKQNSKYVFAYDALNYELLNSAAKLYKENKAKNIKEIPLIVNSVAADLYGLKTGSILNLPVYNKYNRYTNAITHKEVVNNNELYKFKVYGINTTYINSEFIIPKEAADDLLINKDLKEKLLSDIHKYDKNYEFFNGIVSTSVEPEQLVWSTGLYSPSGYWPSSDTYSLTTLNDENKISMFNALFGSSTLDPSIHTPGVLQQQGFSDKDIILFLRPDANINGNLPDLYKELRNEILSSSIEKYSNIFNDNLYIPIAFNLNAKNIEIGFTESIGSVAQKVITIISILSFAISILILIIISTILINENEKNIAIWSVLGYSTKEKIKMFFFIYVPFIIISLIIALPLAFGIMYLFASFLTSTVAISLPLVLTAKNVMYTILIVFGAFILTSVISWININKIKAINLLKSK
- the ftsH gene encoding ATP-dependent zinc metalloprotease FtsH, producing the protein MNKKRKPWKIVLTSVLLALLLVFLVYWLVNRYTGPQTIDLSKFQSQLNQILLPENSGLKQKEFEITNLNINDFQNTVSYTFKNQNYVLGANSRILQEVFLTNGKSIWDFLTNGQHAEIIKGFSIAKAPVTPWWSYLLGFLPTIIVVAMILYVIKMQMNAMNGNGAFGDRSPAQLIKSDKKFSDVAGNKEPIEEIKEIVDYLKNPEKYKVSGARMPRGILLGGPPGTGKTLLAKATAGEANVPFYFVSASNFVELFVGMGAKRVRQVIAEARKHSPAIVFIDELDAIGRTRGSGIGGGHDEREQTLNQLLVEMDGIKENSGLLFVAATNRTDVLDPALTRPGRFDRVITVGLPDVKEREEILKLHAKGKRFEPNVDFARVARRTPGFSGAQLENVINEAVLLSVRENKDLISLDIIDEAIDRVMAGPAKKSRTITQEELTLVAYHEAGHAVVGIKVPGGNKVQKITIIPRGQAGGYNLMMPENEKYNYTKEELLASIASFMGGRAAEEIIYGESKITTGASDDINKATTIARRMVTEFGMSDLGPIKYMDESGSPFLGKTLATSSSISNQISHEIDLEVRKIILEAKSIATKTISENKELLELIKTLLLEKETIIAEEIEYIAKHLELPPKKEEEKIEEKVEYDIDKLIQETDNIIPEENDHKDNE
- the tilS gene encoding tRNA lysidine(34) synthetase TilS — translated: MDKKYLLAISGGGDSMFLLNEYKNKNIIVAHVNYNQRKTSWYDQKLVENFCKKNNIKLYVLNLKKDEFKTGNFQEWAREKRYSFFKEIYLKEKCDYLFTAHQKDDFLETAIFQKINKRFTYYYGIKKHNCIDEMNVYRPLLFKYTKKQIEKICYKNKIDYALDYSNLLPKYSRNRIRIMLNNINIIKKNWWILKFRIKNLFLNSTYKSVLREYKLWKEVKFEQNVFQLLKYKSELIHMLIYKNFPKENINLSSKKVHSIEKFILSNRRTSKYKLKDDIYLEKEKGKIISNNI